One stretch of Comamonas testosteroni DNA includes these proteins:
- the phaR gene encoding polyhydroxyalkanoate synthesis repressor PhaR produces MQENKEGKEGDVQVGSQRIIKKYPNRRLYDTNTSSYITLAEVKQLVMDSEPVVIRDAKTNEDLTRSILLQIILEEEAGGAPMFSEAMLANIIRFYGHAMQGFMGSYIEKNVQMFTDFQSKLAGQSQGMNPEAWKQFMSMQPQAMQGLMGSYMEQSQNMFTQMQEQMQKQTEQMLGVFGIKR; encoded by the coding sequence ATGCAAGAAAACAAAGAGGGCAAAGAGGGTGATGTCCAGGTGGGGAGCCAGCGAATCATCAAGAAGTATCCCAATCGCCGCCTCTACGACACGAATACCTCTTCATACATCACTCTGGCCGAGGTCAAGCAACTGGTCATGGATAGCGAGCCGGTGGTCATCAGGGATGCCAAGACCAATGAAGACCTGACGCGTTCCATCCTGCTGCAGATCATTCTGGAAGAAGAAGCGGGCGGGGCTCCGATGTTCTCCGAGGCCATGCTGGCCAACATCATTCGCTTCTACGGTCATGCCATGCAGGGCTTCATGGGGAGTTACATCGAAAAGAATGTGCAGATGTTCACGGACTTTCAAAGCAAGCTTGCGGGCCAGTCCCAGGGCATGAACCCCGAGGCCTGGAAGCAGTTCATGAGCATGCAGCCTCAAGCCATGCAGGGTTTGATGGGCAGCTATATGGAGCAGTCCCAGAACATGTTCACGCAGATGCAGGAGCAGATGCAAAAGCAGACGGAACAGATGCTGGGCGTGTTCGGCATCAAGCGCTGA
- a CDS encoding DUF1329 domain-containing protein produces MKLGEGPRLLAVLAAGALFVGAVWAKATPDELARLGKSLTCTGGEKAGTASGVPEFTGKWLGTPPGIQYNPHAGQHPVDPYAGEKPLFIITAENLAQHAERLAEGQKAMFAKYPRTYRIPVYQGHRDFRFSDAVCAAARKNAQDAVMNADGQGTTGAVKGALPFPFPRNGLELAFNNLLPSRAFTEHTLRDNANVLADGSIVWGRADNRAFSQVNDPANAGQPLSSPMSQGMNAVKLPEREKGGVSVVSEPVEFGKEKRLGWSYDPGTRRVRQIPEYGFDQPLSGTGGKLTIDSDRLFNGSPERYNWKSLGKREVYVPANAYKIHGSNVKYADLLKPGHENPDYMRYELRRVWVLEASLKDGYRHMFGKRVLFLDEDTGQALMSDYYDARGQLWLQAVVNHYYAFDARIWHAGTSFYHDLNSGGYVAYNLFQERPQGPVLNKGNMTAAMFTPEAARNAGN; encoded by the coding sequence ATGAAGTTAGGAGAGGGACCCCGTTTGCTGGCGGTCTTGGCTGCAGGTGCATTGTTTGTTGGGGCGGTCTGGGCCAAGGCGACGCCCGATGAACTGGCCAGGCTGGGCAAGTCGTTGACCTGCACGGGAGGAGAAAAAGCCGGTACAGCCAGTGGTGTGCCCGAGTTCACGGGGAAATGGCTGGGTACGCCACCTGGCATTCAATACAACCCGCATGCTGGCCAGCACCCGGTGGACCCCTATGCCGGTGAAAAGCCTTTGTTCATTATCACGGCTGAGAATCTGGCTCAGCATGCCGAGCGCCTTGCAGAAGGCCAGAAGGCCATGTTTGCCAAATACCCCAGGACCTATCGCATTCCGGTCTATCAGGGGCATCGCGACTTCCGCTTTTCGGATGCCGTCTGCGCGGCGGCCCGAAAGAACGCCCAGGATGCGGTGATGAACGCAGACGGTCAGGGCACAACGGGTGCGGTCAAGGGAGCGCTGCCCTTCCCGTTCCCCAGAAACGGACTTGAGCTGGCCTTCAACAATCTTTTGCCATCGCGTGCTTTCACCGAACACACGCTGCGTGACAACGCCAATGTGCTGGCCGATGGAAGCATCGTCTGGGGTCGTGCCGACAATCGCGCCTTCAGCCAGGTCAACGACCCGGCCAACGCAGGACAGCCACTGAGCAGTCCCATGTCCCAGGGCATGAATGCAGTCAAGCTGCCAGAGCGTGAGAAGGGCGGCGTCAGCGTAGTGTCCGAGCCGGTTGAATTTGGCAAGGAAAAGCGCCTGGGCTGGAGCTATGACCCCGGCACACGTCGTGTGCGCCAGATTCCCGAATACGGCTTCGATCAGCCTCTGTCGGGCACCGGCGGCAAGCTGACGATTGACTCCGATCGTCTGTTCAACGGCTCGCCCGAGCGCTACAACTGGAAGTCACTGGGCAAGAGGGAAGTCTATGTGCCGGCCAATGCCTACAAGATTCACGGCAGCAACGTGAAGTATGCCGATCTGCTCAAACCCGGTCATGAAAACCCCGACTACATGCGCTACGAGCTACGCCGTGTCTGGGTGCTGGAGGCTTCGCTCAAGGATGGCTATCGCCACATGTTCGGCAAGCGCGTGCTGTTCCTCGATGAAGATACCGGCCAGGCGCTGATGAGCGATTACTACGATGCACGTGGCCAGTTGTGGCTGCAGGCGGTGGTCAATCATTACTACGCCTTCGACGCCCGGATCTGGCATGCGGGCACCAGCTTTTATCACGACCTGAACTCTGGCGGCTATGTGGCCTACAACCTGTTCCAGGAACGCCCCCAGGGGCCTGTCTTGAACAAGGGCAATATGACTGCGGCCATGTTTACGCCCGAAGCGGCGCGTAACGCGGGCAACTAA
- a CDS encoding SDR family oxidoreductase: MTNRLQGKVALVTGGASGVGLEVVKLLLGEGAKVAFSDINEAAGQQLAAELGERSMFVRHDVSSETDWTLVMAAVQQRLGRLDVLVNNAGILLPGDMETGRLEDFSRLLKINTESVFIGCQQGIAAMKQTGGSIINMASISSWLPVEQYAGYSASKAAVSALTRAAALNCRKQGYAIRVNSIHPDGIYTPMMQASLPKGVSKEMILHDPKLNRAGRAYMPERIAQLVLFLASDESSVMSGSELHADNSILGMGL, encoded by the coding sequence ATGACAAATCGTTTGCAGGGCAAGGTGGCGCTGGTCACTGGTGGTGCCAGTGGTGTGGGTCTGGAGGTGGTGAAGCTGCTTCTTGGTGAAGGCGCCAAGGTCGCATTCAGCGATATCAATGAAGCGGCGGGGCAGCAACTGGCGGCTGAATTGGGAGAACGCTCCATGTTCGTCCGCCATGACGTGAGCAGCGAGACGGACTGGACGCTTGTGATGGCGGCGGTGCAGCAACGTCTTGGCCGGCTCGATGTGCTGGTCAACAATGCCGGCATCCTGCTGCCTGGCGATATGGAAACCGGGCGTCTGGAGGATTTCAGCCGCCTGCTCAAGATCAACACCGAGTCGGTCTTCATCGGTTGCCAGCAGGGCATTGCGGCGATGAAGCAGACAGGGGGCTCCATCATCAACATGGCCTCGATATCCAGCTGGCTGCCCGTGGAGCAATACGCCGGCTATAGCGCCAGCAAGGCAGCTGTGTCGGCACTGACCCGTGCCGCTGCCCTGAACTGTCGCAAGCAAGGCTATGCAATTCGCGTCAATTCCATTCATCCTGATGGCATCTATACGCCCATGATGCAGGCTTCGCTGCCAAAGGGCGTGAGCAAGGAAATGATCTTGCATGACCCCAAGCTCAACCGCGCCGGCCGCGCCTATATGCCTGAGCGTATCGCGCAGTTGGTGCTGTTCCTGGCCAGCGACGAGTCCAGTGTCATGAGCGGTAGCGAGCTGCATGCCGATAACTCGATTCTGGGCATGGGACTATAG
- a CDS encoding VOC family protein — MKLGYTIIYVPDVSASLEFFNRAFGIQQRFLHESGTYGELETGQTTLAFAVHELGALNFPGGHVEAHSSAKPLGFEIALVTEDVEVAHRSALSAGAIEMAAPTAKPWGQMVSYLRCPDGTVVELCTPMAA; from the coding sequence ATGAAATTGGGTTACACAATCATCTACGTCCCGGATGTCTCGGCATCGCTGGAATTCTTTAACCGGGCATTCGGCATACAACAGCGTTTTCTGCATGAATCCGGAACCTATGGCGAGCTCGAGACAGGGCAGACCACGCTGGCATTTGCCGTCCATGAGCTGGGCGCGTTGAATTTTCCTGGAGGCCATGTCGAAGCGCACAGCTCTGCCAAGCCATTGGGATTTGAAATCGCGCTGGTCACTGAGGATGTGGAGGTGGCCCATAGGAGCGCGCTGAGCGCAGGCGCCATCGAGATGGCCGCTCCGACGGCCAAACCCTGGGGGCAGATGGTGTCTTATCTGCGTTGCCCTGACGGCACCGTGGTGGAGCTTTGTACGCCCATGGCTGCCTGA
- a CDS encoding tetratricopeptide repeat protein produces MVNAAKTGDVAAQYELGKAYLYGNGVEKNADDALRWLRLAAEHNHAPSQYLLGLVYVLGAEGVKKDPEAGLARIHQAANAGNLDAQNLLGTIYLKGETVEKDAATGVAWLERAARQGSVTAQNGLGFVYRKGELLPQDLQASFRWYLKAAQQADVLAQFTVAEMYYLGEGVEKNRAEAAKWLAPLADKGVQKAQLLLGKICFEGQGVDPDYKRAVLLLHAVAIRGSGEAYYELGRLFEQGEGEYRNEKEAIAYYTQALKYQHAAAAQRLGQLSASSPKSAEFAQSMEYMENLNSALKGNVLAQYNVGVFQYLGKGFAQPNYTEAAKWFTMAANQGYAKAQYNLGTLYENGEGVGKSLAQALKWYRLAAEQQDAPAQYALGTLYRDGLGVKKNAKQAREWLQRAAEQGHAPAQKALAQL; encoded by the coding sequence ATGGTCAATGCCGCGAAGACAGGCGATGTCGCGGCACAGTACGAGTTGGGAAAGGCCTATCTTTACGGCAATGGCGTGGAAAAGAATGCCGACGATGCCTTGCGCTGGCTACGTCTGGCTGCTGAGCACAATCACGCGCCGTCTCAGTATCTGCTGGGTCTGGTCTATGTGCTGGGTGCCGAAGGTGTGAAAAAAGATCCTGAGGCAGGCCTGGCACGCATTCATCAGGCTGCAAACGCTGGAAATCTCGATGCGCAGAACCTGCTGGGAACGATCTATCTAAAAGGCGAAACAGTTGAGAAGGATGCCGCAACAGGTGTCGCATGGCTGGAGCGCGCCGCACGGCAGGGCTCTGTGACGGCACAAAATGGCCTGGGCTTTGTCTACCGCAAAGGCGAGTTGCTGCCTCAGGATTTGCAGGCCTCGTTTCGCTGGTATCTGAAGGCGGCCCAGCAGGCCGATGTGCTCGCGCAGTTCACGGTGGCCGAGATGTATTACCTTGGCGAAGGCGTGGAGAAGAATCGTGCCGAAGCCGCGAAATGGCTGGCCCCGCTGGCAGACAAAGGCGTGCAGAAAGCCCAATTGCTGCTGGGAAAGATTTGCTTCGAAGGCCAGGGTGTGGACCCCGACTACAAGCGGGCCGTGCTGCTGCTGCACGCTGTGGCCATCCGCGGCTCGGGCGAGGCTTACTATGAACTGGGCCGCCTGTTCGAACAGGGAGAGGGCGAGTATCGCAACGAGAAAGAAGCGATTGCCTATTACACCCAGGCGCTGAAGTACCAGCATGCGGCGGCGGCGCAGCGGCTGGGGCAACTCTCCGCTTCATCGCCCAAGTCGGCGGAGTTTGCGCAGTCCATGGAATACATGGAGAACCTGAACTCGGCACTCAAGGGCAATGTTCTGGCCCAGTACAACGTCGGTGTCTTTCAATATCTTGGCAAGGGCTTTGCACAACCCAACTACACCGAGGCCGCCAAGTGGTTCACCATGGCAGCCAATCAAGGCTATGCCAAGGCCCAGTACAACCTGGGCACCTTGTATGAAAACGGCGAGGGTGTGGGCAAGAGCCTGGCTCAGGCGCTGAAGTGGTATCGGCTGGCCGCCGAGCAGCAGGATGCCCCTGCCCAGTACGCGCTGGGAACTTTGTACCGGGACGGTCTGGGTGTGAAGAAGAATGCCAAGCAGGCTCGTGAGTGGTTGCAGCGCGCCGCAGAGCAAGGCCATGCACCGGCACAAAAGGCTTTGGCACAGCTCTGA
- a CDS encoding VOC family protein: MISHLDHLVLTTANEAQCIRFYTEVLGMRLESFIGGTPPVERKAFVFGQQKINLHVKGHEFEPKAHTPVPGALDLCFLASVPLDEVIKRLEQLSIPIAEGPVMRTGATSRIRSIYLRDPDLNLIEISELA, from the coding sequence ATGATCAGTCACCTCGACCACCTGGTTCTCACCACGGCCAATGAAGCGCAATGCATACGCTTTTACACCGAAGTCCTCGGCATGCGACTGGAATCCTTCATCGGCGGCACTCCGCCCGTGGAGCGCAAGGCCTTTGTGTTCGGTCAGCAGAAGATCAATCTGCATGTGAAAGGGCACGAGTTCGAACCCAAGGCTCATACGCCGGTACCCGGAGCTCTGGATCTGTGCTTTCTGGCCTCCGTGCCGCTGGACGAGGTCATCAAACGCCTGGAGCAGTTGTCCATCCCCATCGCAGAAGGTCCCGTGATGCGCACCGGAGCCACATCCCGAATCCGCTCCATCTATCTGCGCGATCCCGACCTGAACCTCATCGAAATCTCGGAGCTGGCCTAG
- a CDS encoding TetR/AcrR family transcriptional regulator, with translation MTTAPHDNTAILPPLALALVNHPRATLQELAKAIGISKATLYRFCPTRDLLIKRLLEQSLRTLDEALDEARIEEGPVLEALKRLNAKHLEHREFTLFLTYYWNEVEKPMEENAIWEPKVDAFFLRGQQEGVFRIDFSAATLTELWLGTVIALIDGERRGRIPRAPLAQLAEQAFLQGVMRQDATATA, from the coding sequence ATGACGACAGCCCCTCACGACAACACAGCAATCCTCCCCCCCTTGGCCCTGGCCCTGGTCAACCACCCGCGCGCCACGCTTCAGGAACTGGCAAAGGCCATAGGCATCAGCAAGGCGACCCTCTATCGCTTCTGCCCCACACGCGATCTGTTGATCAAGCGCCTGCTGGAGCAAAGCCTGCGCACGCTGGACGAAGCGCTGGATGAGGCCCGTATCGAGGAAGGGCCGGTGCTCGAAGCACTCAAGCGCCTCAATGCCAAGCATCTTGAACATCGCGAATTCACGCTGTTCCTGACCTATTACTGGAACGAAGTCGAAAAACCCATGGAGGAAAATGCGATCTGGGAACCCAAGGTCGACGCCTTTTTCCTGCGCGGCCAACAAGAAGGCGTGTTCCGCATCGATTTCAGTGCCGCAACGCTGACCGAGTTATGGCTGGGAACCGTGATCGCGCTCATCGATGGAGAACGCCGCGGTCGCATCCCTCGCGCCCCGCTGGCACAGCTTGCCGAACAGGCGTTTTTGCAGGGCGTCATGCGCCAGGACGCAACGGCAACAGCCTGA
- a CDS encoding efflux RND transporter periplasmic adaptor subunit: protein MKKNSQNVRAWPALAALAAAMMLAGCIKSEAGAPPQELPLVDVVTVKPRALSISAELPGRVEPVRVAEVRARVPGIVLSRNFKEGADVKAGEVLFNIDPAPLRAALSRARGELARAEAALSDAQSVVRRYEPLVAQEAVSRQDFDSAKAALHSAMATRQSAQAEVEAARLNLDYATVRAPIAGRIGRALVTEGALVGQGEATPMAVIQQLDPIYADFRQTAALATRLRSQQQGEQSQRSASVTLVADGLDEKRQGRMLFSDVTVDRGTGQLALRGEFPNKDGLLLPGMYVRVTLGLGEDPAAILVPQRAVQRGSDGLAHVLVLDERNTVQAQKVSTGAMYGSEWHITEGLKENARVLVGGLAAAVPGTKVQVRAAAANVADAVKDAEAAVKK, encoded by the coding sequence ATGAAGAAGAACAGCCAGAATGTGCGTGCCTGGCCGGCCCTGGCCGCATTGGCGGCCGCAATGATGTTGGCCGGCTGCATCAAGTCGGAAGCGGGCGCCCCGCCTCAGGAATTGCCGCTGGTGGATGTGGTGACCGTCAAGCCCAGGGCGCTGAGCATCAGCGCTGAACTGCCCGGGCGGGTCGAGCCCGTGCGTGTGGCGGAGGTGCGTGCGCGGGTGCCGGGTATCGTGCTGAGCCGCAACTTCAAAGAGGGTGCCGATGTGAAGGCCGGCGAGGTACTGTTCAACATCGACCCTGCGCCGCTGCGCGCGGCGCTGTCGCGGGCCCGGGGCGAATTGGCACGAGCCGAGGCCGCGCTTTCCGATGCTCAGTCCGTGGTGCGTCGTTACGAACCGCTGGTTGCCCAGGAAGCCGTCAGCCGCCAGGATTTCGATAGTGCCAAGGCTGCGCTGCACAGTGCCATGGCCACGCGTCAATCTGCTCAGGCCGAAGTAGAGGCGGCACGCCTGAACCTGGACTATGCGACGGTGAGGGCCCCGATTGCGGGCCGCATCGGCCGTGCGCTGGTGACGGAAGGCGCCCTGGTCGGTCAGGGGGAGGCCACACCGATGGCTGTGATACAGCAGCTCGACCCCATTTATGCCGATTTCCGCCAGACCGCAGCGCTGGCCACGCGCTTGCGTTCACAGCAGCAGGGGGAGCAGTCGCAGAGGAGTGCTTCCGTGACGCTGGTGGCGGACGGCCTGGACGAGAAGCGTCAGGGTCGCATGCTGTTTTCGGATGTGACGGTGGATCGCGGCACCGGCCAGCTTGCGCTGCGTGGTGAATTTCCCAACAAGGATGGCTTGCTGTTGCCCGGCATGTATGTGCGTGTGACCCTGGGGCTGGGTGAGGATCCCGCGGCCATTCTCGTGCCTCAGCGTGCGGTGCAGCGCGGCAGCGATGGACTGGCCCATGTCTTGGTGCTCGATGAGCGCAACACTGTGCAGGCTCAGAAGGTGAGCACCGGCGCCATGTACGGATCCGAGTGGCATATCACCGAGGGCCTGAAGGAAAACGCCAGGGTGTTGGTCGGGGGCCTTGCTGCAGCCGTGCCCGGCACCAAGGTGCAGGTCAGAGCTGCCGCTGCAAATGTCGCGGACGCCGTCAAAGACGCGGAAGCCGCTGTAAAAAAATGA
- a CDS encoding efflux RND transporter permease subunit — MSRFFIDRPKLAWVVAIFILLAGLLAIPALPVAQFPNVAPPQISISATYPGASATTVMESVTSVIEEELNGTKGLLYFDSSSGATGLAEITATFAPGTDPALAQVEVQNRIKKAEARLPASVMQMGLQVEQASANFLLIYSLTYKGDDSGKNEVRLSDYAVRNINNEIRRVPGVGKVQYFGADVAMRVWVDPQKLLGYGLSVADVNAAIAAQNAQVPAGSFGSQPGSSEQELSATIAVKGTLSSPEEFGQIVLQARADGSAVHLADVARLEVGQLDYSFASREDGHKGVAAAVQLAPGANAMQTAKAVKARLAELSQNFPDDIQYAVPYDTSRFVEVAIGKVIQTLVEAVVLVFLVMWLFLQNLRYTLIPTIVVPVCLAGTLAVMYALGFSVNMMTMFGMVLAIGILVDDAIVVVENVERLMAEEGLSPLAATVKAMQQVSGAIVGITLVLVAVFLPLAFMSGSVGVIYRQFSLSLAVSILFSGLLALTFTPALCATLLKPVAEDHHEEKKGLFGWFNRHFAKLTERFSLLNQRLVRRTGRYMLIYAAIVGGLGFAYTRMPESFVPYEDMGYYIVSVQLPPGATEARTEAVVRDMEAYVQSRPATAQAEFLMGYSFSGMGQNAAMAFVTLKDWSLRGKGQASWDEVQAFNQRFGSLSDGAAMAVDPPPIDGLGNSGGFALRLQDRANLGREALVAARDELLKKANASPVIAYAMMENLEDAPQLRLDIDRRKAQAQGVSFASISAVLSTAYGSAVINEFPNAGRLQRVVVQADTAARMTPEALLRLYVPNAQGEQVPLASFASVEWEQGPVQISRYNGYPAFRIAGDAKPGHTTGEAMAELERILGEMPRGIGYEWTALSYQEKAAGAQAPKLFALAIVVVFLLLVALYESWSIPAAVMLIVPIGALGSVLATSALGLSNDVYFKVGLITIIGLAAKNAILIVEFAKDLHERGHSLAEAALQAARLRFRPIVMTSLAFILGVVPLALATGAGASSQAAIGVGVIGGMLSATLLGVLFVPIFFVFVLSLRRKRRAVPEEKNTDSEGEPA; from the coding sequence ATGTCCCGGTTTTTTATTGATCGCCCCAAGCTGGCCTGGGTGGTCGCGATCTTCATCCTGCTTGCCGGCCTGCTGGCGATCCCGGCCTTGCCCGTGGCGCAGTTTCCCAACGTGGCGCCGCCGCAAATCTCCATCTCTGCAACCTATCCGGGGGCATCGGCCACCACGGTAATGGAGTCGGTGACCAGCGTCATCGAGGAGGAACTCAATGGCACCAAGGGTCTGCTGTACTTCGACTCGTCCAGCGGTGCCACGGGTCTGGCCGAAATCACGGCCACCTTCGCGCCTGGTACCGATCCCGCACTGGCCCAGGTCGAGGTGCAGAACCGCATCAAGAAGGCCGAGGCCAGGCTGCCCGCATCGGTCATGCAGATGGGTCTGCAGGTAGAGCAGGCCAGCGCCAACTTCCTGCTGATCTATTCGCTGACCTACAAGGGTGACGACAGCGGCAAGAACGAGGTCCGCCTCTCCGACTATGCGGTGCGCAACATCAATAACGAGATTCGCCGCGTGCCCGGGGTGGGCAAGGTGCAGTACTTCGGCGCCGATGTCGCCATGCGGGTCTGGGTCGATCCGCAGAAGCTGCTGGGCTACGGCCTGTCGGTGGCGGACGTGAATGCGGCCATTGCCGCGCAGAACGCCCAGGTGCCGGCGGGCAGCTTCGGCAGCCAGCCCGGATCGTCCGAGCAGGAGCTCAGCGCCACGATTGCCGTCAAGGGCACGCTGAGTTCGCCCGAAGAGTTCGGTCAGATCGTGTTGCAGGCCAGGGCCGATGGCTCGGCCGTGCACCTGGCCGATGTGGCGCGTCTCGAGGTCGGCCAGCTCGATTACAGCTTCGCCTCGCGCGAGGACGGCCACAAAGGAGTGGCGGCCGCCGTGCAACTGGCACCTGGTGCCAATGCGATGCAGACCGCCAAGGCGGTCAAGGCGAGGCTAGCCGAGCTGTCGCAGAACTTCCCCGACGATATTCAGTACGCCGTGCCCTACGACACCTCGCGCTTTGTGGAAGTCGCCATCGGCAAGGTGATCCAGACCCTGGTCGAGGCCGTGGTGCTGGTGTTTCTGGTGATGTGGCTGTTTCTGCAGAACCTGCGCTATACGCTGATTCCCACCATCGTGGTTCCGGTGTGTCTGGCCGGTACCCTGGCGGTGATGTATGCGCTGGGCTTCTCGGTCAATATGATGACCATGTTCGGCATGGTGCTGGCCATCGGCATTCTGGTCGACGATGCCATCGTGGTGGTGGAGAACGTGGAGCGTCTCATGGCCGAGGAGGGCCTCTCGCCGCTGGCCGCCACGGTGAAGGCCATGCAGCAGGTCTCGGGGGCCATCGTCGGCATCACGCTGGTGCTGGTGGCCGTGTTCCTGCCTCTGGCCTTCATGAGTGGCTCGGTGGGCGTGATCTACCGTCAGTTCTCGCTGTCGCTGGCGGTCTCCATCCTGTTCTCGGGCCTGCTGGCACTGACATTCACGCCAGCACTGTGCGCTACGCTGCTCAAGCCGGTTGCCGAGGATCACCACGAGGAGAAGAAAGGCCTCTTCGGCTGGTTCAACCGTCACTTTGCCAAGCTGACAGAGCGTTTTTCGCTGCTCAACCAGCGTCTGGTCAGGCGCACGGGCCGCTATATGCTGATCTATGCGGCCATCGTGGGCGGGCTGGGCTTTGCCTATACGCGCATGCCCGAGTCCTTTGTGCCCTATGAAGACATGGGCTACTACATCGTCAGCGTGCAACTGCCTCCTGGTGCGACCGAAGCACGTACCGAGGCCGTGGTGCGCGACATGGAAGCCTATGTGCAAAGCCGCCCCGCCACGGCCCAGGCCGAGTTCCTCATGGGCTACAGCTTCTCGGGCATGGGGCAGAACGCGGCCATGGCCTTCGTCACGCTCAAGGACTGGTCCTTGCGCGGCAAGGGCCAGGCGTCGTGGGATGAGGTCCAGGCCTTCAATCAGCGCTTCGGCAGTCTGTCCGACGGTGCGGCCATGGCTGTGGATCCGCCACCCATTGACGGCCTGGGCAATTCAGGCGGTTTTGCGCTGCGTCTGCAGGACCGCGCCAATCTGGGCCGCGAGGCCCTGGTCGCCGCGCGCGACGAGCTGCTGAAGAAGGCCAATGCCTCGCCGGTGATCGCCTACGCAATGATGGAGAACCTCGAAGACGCGCCGCAGCTGCGTCTGGACATAGACCGGCGCAAGGCCCAGGCCCAGGGCGTAAGCTTCGCGAGCATCAGTGCCGTGCTGTCCACGGCCTATGGCTCGGCCGTGATCAACGAGTTTCCGAATGCCGGGCGCCTGCAGCGCGTGGTGGTGCAGGCCGACACGGCCGCGCGCATGACGCCCGAGGCCCTGCTGCGCCTGTATGTGCCCAATGCCCAGGGCGAGCAGGTGCCGCTGGCCTCGTTTGCCAGCGTGGAATGGGAGCAGGGGCCGGTGCAGATCTCGCGCTACAACGGCTATCCGGCCTTCCGTATCGCGGGTGATGCCAAGCCCGGGCACACCACGGGCGAGGCCATGGCCGAGCTCGAACGCATCCTGGGCGAGATGCCGCGCGGCATAGGCTACGAGTGGACGGCGTTGTCCTATCAGGAAAAGGCTGCTGGCGCACAGGCCCCCAAGCTGTTCGCACTGGCCATCGTGGTGGTGTTCCTGCTGCTCGTGGCCCTGTACGAAAGCTGGAGCATTCCAGCGGCCGTGATGCTGATCGTGCCCATAGGTGCGCTGGGCTCGGTGCTGGCCACTTCGGCGCTGGGTCTCTCGAACGATGTGTACTTCAAGGTCGGCCTGATCACCATCATCGGCCTGGCGGCCAAGAACGCCATCCTGATCGTGGAGTTCGCCAAGGACCTGCACGAGCGTGGCCATTCGCTGGCGGAAGCGGCATTGCAGGCAGCCCGTTTGCGCTTCCGTCCCATCGTGATGACTTCGCTGGCCTTCATCCTCGGGGTGGTGCCGCTGGCACTGGCCACCGGGGCGGGAGCCTCCAGCCAGGCCGCCATCGGCGTCGGCGTGATCGGCGGCATGCTCAGCGCCACTTTGCTGGGTGTGCTGTTCGTGCCCATCTTCTTTGTCTTCGTGCTCTCTCTGCGGCGCAAGCGCCGCGCAGTGCCGGAGGAAAAAAACACAGACTCCGAAGGAGAACCCGCATGA